In a single window of the Ruminococcus albus 7 = DSM 20455 genome:
- a CDS encoding lysophospholipid acyltransferase family protein, which produces MDKRVVVYKVMRTVLAPLFYVLFQPKIIGAGNIPKNGAAVIAGNHKHALDPILVDISTRRTVRTLAKKDLHDSAFGWFFRSSGTIPVDLHAKHNPEALRAAKEALRDGELVNVSPEAKRNYTDELLLPFKYGAAVMAEDTGAVIVPYAIAGKYKPFGGLTIIFGKPFKATGDAEKTNRKLYNSIAALLKRVMPNEELESKKITSFEEWSSRNEKTS; this is translated from the coding sequence GTGGATAAGAGAGTCGTGGTATATAAAGTGATGCGGACGGTGCTTGCGCCGCTGTTTTATGTGCTGTTTCAGCCGAAGATAATTGGCGCGGGGAATATCCCGAAGAACGGGGCGGCGGTCATTGCGGGCAATCACAAGCACGCCCTCGACCCTATCCTCGTGGATATCAGCACTCGCAGGACTGTTCGCACACTTGCCAAAAAAGACCTGCATGACAGTGCTTTCGGCTGGTTCTTCAGGAGTTCGGGCACTATCCCCGTAGACCTCCATGCAAAGCATAATCCCGAAGCCCTGCGTGCCGCTAAGGAAGCCCTCCGCGATGGTGAACTTGTGAATGTTTCCCCCGAGGCGAAGCGAAATTATACCGATGAACTGCTTCTGCCTTTCAAGTACGGTGCGGCTGTTATGGCAGAGGATACAGGGGCGGTCATCGTTCCTTATGCGATAGCAGGGAAGTACAAGCCTTTCGGCGGACTGACTATAATATTCGGCAAGCCTTTCAAAGCCACGGGCGATGCGGAAAAGACCAACAGAAAACTCTACAACAGCATTGCCGCCCTGTTAAAAAGGGTCATGCCGAATGAAGAGTTAGAGTCCAAAAAAATAACCTCTTTTGAAGAATGGAGCAGCAGAAATGAAAAGACATCTTGA
- a CDS encoding CDP-alcohol phosphatidyltransferase family protein codes for MGEVYKNPVKKMIPSKLETGFQQFLYKHVGPHIPKGMTPNQMTTVSALGGVFAIVMTLLTNLSSWFWLGTIAGLAVHLVADDLDGYIARSRGLSSKAGAYYDLMVDILFSTFLIISIGMTPAAHLLPMALAAPLYGIMNVTMMNYIIYFNEFQFPRLGPIEAHISYTVIAICAMIFKENEVFTVFGHGVTVVDIIAVIAMIPMYYEMIRMIIALFKRLEASQR; via the coding sequence ATGGGAGAAGTATATAAGAATCCAGTTAAAAAAATGATACCAAGCAAGCTGGAAACAGGATTTCAGCAGTTTTTATACAAGCACGTGGGTCCCCATATACCAAAGGGCATGACACCTAATCAGATGACCACGGTCAGTGCGCTGGGGGGAGTTTTCGCCATAGTTATGACACTTCTTACCAACCTGTCGTCATGGTTCTGGCTTGGTACAATAGCAGGTCTGGCGGTGCATCTTGTGGCAGATGACCTTGACGGCTATATAGCAAGGTCGAGGGGGCTGTCCTCAAAAGCGGGTGCGTATTACGACCTTATGGTGGATATACTTTTCTCAACATTTCTGATAATATCTATAGGTATGACTCCTGCGGCACATCTTCTGCCAATGGCGCTGGCGGCACCCCTTTACGGCATCATGAATGTAACCATGATGAACTATATCATCTATTTCAACGAATTCCAGTTTCCGCGCTTAGGCCCTATCGAAGCCCATATCAGCTATACCGTGATAGCGATATGCGCCATGATATTCAAGGAAAATGAGGTATTCACTGTTTTTGGTCACGGTGTGACAGTAGTGGATATCATAGCAGTCATCGCCATGATACCCATGTACTATGAAATGATACGCATGATAATAGCCCTGTTCAAACGGCTGGAGGCCAGTCAGAGATGA
- a CDS encoding B12-binding domain-containing radical SAM protein: protein MDNRKILLVHPEISRTKYNFAGIIDNEPLELEYICTVLKDAGYEPFIWDGQVEEQPFVKRLAEISPFAVYVCGRTRQENFMKEYCRAAKDIGCITMIGGLHAQHNNKRFYESYIDFVFRSFDIFGIVNVLENKALDTVNGLCINHGNRWVENEATPFDIKRLPRPDRSYFYAHPRYRYLELQPCAHVRTAYCCPYKCKFCYRNRLNCGTYSARDIADVVDEIASIECDNIYFIDDDFLFGEKRLEEFIRLVKERGIHKKYVCYGRADFISKHRDLMKRLKEIGFYYVLVGLEAADDKHLYRYNKKSDLYANSAAVEILNDLGINAMGMFIVDLDFKARDFRDISKWVRKHKLKHAAVSIFTPEMNSELFEEYRSRLITRDPSHWDYLHVVAKPAHMSVKRYYMHYHILIGRLFLRAWRQGIYDFIDYKFFIGSIVKNMFRFGG, encoded by the coding sequence ATGGATAACAGAAAAATATTGCTTGTCCACCCCGAGATATCCAGGACAAAATATAATTTTGCGGGGATAATCGACAACGAACCCCTTGAACTAGAATACATCTGCACCGTTCTGAAAGATGCAGGATATGAACCTTTTATATGGGACGGTCAGGTCGAAGAACAGCCATTTGTAAAGCGCCTTGCGGAGATATCTCCCTTTGCGGTGTACGTATGCGGAAGAACAAGGCAGGAAAATTTCATGAAAGAGTACTGCCGTGCTGCTAAGGATATTGGCTGTATCACCATGATAGGCGGACTTCACGCACAGCACAACAACAAGAGGTTCTATGAAAGCTATATCGATTTTGTGTTCAGGAGTTTTGATATATTCGGTATTGTGAATGTGCTTGAAAACAAAGCCCTCGACACGGTGAACGGACTCTGCATAAACCACGGAAACCGCTGGGTGGAGAATGAGGCAACTCCCTTTGATATCAAACGTCTGCCCCGCCCCGACAGAAGCTATTTTTATGCCCACCCCCGCTACCGCTATCTTGAATTACAGCCCTGCGCCCATGTGAGGACTGCATACTGCTGTCCCTACAAGTGTAAATTCTGCTACCGCAACAGGCTGAACTGCGGAACTTACTCCGCAAGAGATATCGCAGATGTGGTGGACGAGATAGCTTCAATAGAATGTGATAATATATATTTCATCGATGACGATTTTCTCTTTGGTGAAAAGCGCCTTGAAGAATTTATCCGCCTTGTAAAGGAAAGGGGCATACACAAAAAGTATGTCTGCTACGGCAGAGCGGATTTCATATCAAAGCACCGCGACCTTATGAAGCGCCTGAAAGAGATAGGTTTCTACTATGTGCTGGTAGGACTTGAAGCGGCGGACGACAAGCATCTGTACCGCTATAATAAAAAGTCCGACCTTTACGCCAATTCTGCGGCGGTGGAGATACTCAACGATCTGGGTATAAACGCTATGGGTATGTTCATAGTTGATCTGGATTTCAAGGCACGGGATTTCAGGGATATCTCAAAATGGGTGAGAAAGCACAAACTCAAACACGCGGCTGTATCCATATTCACCCCCGAGATGAACAGCGAACTGTTTGAAGAATACCGAAGCCGCCTTATCACCCGTGACCCCTCCCACTGGGACTATCTCCATGTTGTGGCAAAGCCTGCCCACATGAGTGTAAAGCGGTATTATATGCATTATCATATCCTCATCGGCAGACTGTTCCTGCGGGCATGGCGGCAGGGGATATATGATTTTATCGACTATAAATTCTTTATAGGTTCGATAGTTAAAAATATGTTCAGGTTCGGAGGATAG
- a CDS encoding leucine-rich repeat domain-containing protein, protein MKSKKIISGLLALSFVFGGTALPNTVVNNSVSASASVEEIAEEAEVLTYGDYKYKLLDDGTAEIVEYTGDCTEIEENGTEEIEIPSELNGAIVTSIGYHAFFCHMELGSITLPKDLKNIGDGAFKDCNGLSSIVIPDGVECIGDDAFRSCRVLSSVTFSKNLKYIGKEAFRYCSCLHDIVIPDGVEYIGERAFAKFDSSSDNDIGYYLHYSVTIPKSVTFIGDNAFNNFSIASYAFKPAKDYIINCYKDSAAHNYALVNGNNFNVIDAGDSKTKYPELIKEEYSPKFHKFRLNWTAVEGAEQYGIAVRLAGKWKVQAYVDADTTKYVTPKLTSGQNYQTVICAKVNGKWDTSVLNNRAFPLVVR, encoded by the coding sequence ATGAAAAGTAAAAAGATCATTTCGGGTCTGCTGGCGCTGAGCTTTGTATTCGGCGGCACAGCACTGCCCAACACAGTAGTAAACAACAGCGTGTCAGCTTCGGCAAGTGTTGAAGAAATTGCAGAAGAGGCAGAAGTGCTTACATACGGTGACTATAAGTACAAATTGCTTGATGATGGAACTGCTGAGATAGTAGAGTACACTGGTGATTGTACAGAAATCGAAGAGAATGGTACAGAAGAGATCGAGATACCCAGTGAGCTCAATGGCGCGATTGTTACAAGTATTGGTTATCATGCATTTTTTTGTCACATGGAACTTGGAAGTATCACATTACCAAAAGACCTGAAGAATATTGGTGATGGTGCTTTTAAAGATTGTAATGGTTTGAGTAGCATTGTAATTCCTGATGGTGTTGAGTGCATAGGTGATGATGCATTTAGATCTTGCCGTGTACTTAGTAGCGTCACTTTTTCTAAAAATCTGAAGTATATAGGTAAAGAAGCTTTTAGATATTGCTCATGTCTTCATGATATTGTTATACCTGATGGTGTGGAGTATATAGGAGAACGTGCTTTTGCAAAATTTGACAGTTCCTCTGATAATGATATTGGTTACTATTTACACTATAGTGTTACGATTCCTAAAAGTGTAACCTTTATAGGTGATAATGCGTTTAATAATTTCTCTATTGCTTCGTATGCTTTTAAGCCAGCAAAGGATTATATAATAAATTGCTACAAAGATTCAGCTGCACATAATTATGCTTTAGTTAACGGCAACAACTTCAATGTAATTGATGCTGGTGATAGCAAAACAAAATATCCCGAGCTGATCAAGGAAGAATACAGTCCGAAATTCCATAAGTTCCGCCTGAATTGGACAGCAGTAGAGGGTGCGGAACAGTACGGCATTGCAGTTAGACTGGCAGGAAAGTGGAAAGTTCAGGCTTACGTTGATGCTGATACCACTAAATACGTTACACCTAAGCTGACATCAGGTCAGAATTATCAAACTGTTATCTGTGCAAAGGTCAACGGCAAGTGGGATACTTCCGTACTAAACAACAGGGCATTCCCCCTTGTTGTAAGGTAA
- a CDS encoding class I adenylate-forming enzyme family protein produces MKRHLEYPDCSLYRYLVMTAKKYPDHTALNYFGNKLTFRRLIGEIGRTARALTAAGVKKGDSVSVCLPNIPQAVFLFYAINKVGAVANMIHPMSAENEIIRYMELTESKYVFFLDSVSDKMRKVCMRVCPEKAVAVSVINYMPPVIQAGYFAKLKGKLPDHAGLDSWSDFNAEAKNITSNINVNSAPDDTAAILYSGGTTGVPKGIMLTNRNFNALADQSIDGCGNLYAGEKMLSVMPVFHGFGLGVCIHTILILGGTAIILPKFSAAEFHKLLFKYKPNIIAGVPAIYEAMLMNKDFDDKDMSFIKTVISGGDSLSPSSKKKLNELLASHGSKARVREGYGLTECVTGCCLLPEDSDKLESVGLPYADTYFKIVDTEGNELPVGETGEIILRGTTVMKGYYKAEEETADTLRMHEDGNIWLHTGDLGYMDKEGYVYFRQRLKRMIVSGGYNIYPQNIEEVINSHRDVVMCAVVGVEDKILGEKVRAYVVPKEGVNEDMLRDELKEMLKKDIAVYALPRDIRFRESLPKTLVGKVDYLALKAEE; encoded by the coding sequence ATGAAAAGACATCTTGAATACCCCGATTGTTCGCTGTATCGATATCTTGTCATGACAGCGAAGAAATATCCCGATCATACCGCACTGAACTATTTCGGAAACAAGCTGACTTTCCGCCGGCTTATCGGTGAGATAGGCAGAACAGCCCGCGCACTTACAGCGGCAGGTGTAAAAAAAGGCGACAGCGTTTCCGTCTGCCTGCCGAATATCCCCCAGGCGGTATTCCTGTTTTACGCCATAAACAAAGTGGGTGCAGTGGCGAACATGATACATCCGATGTCTGCGGAAAACGAGATAATCCGATATATGGAACTCACCGAGAGCAAATATGTTTTCTTCCTTGATTCCGTTTCGGATAAAATGAGAAAGGTTTGCATGAGGGTCTGCCCCGAAAAGGCCGTGGCTGTCAGTGTCATCAACTATATGCCGCCTGTTATACAGGCGGGATATTTTGCAAAGCTTAAAGGCAAACTACCGGATCATGCAGGGCTTGACAGCTGGTCAGATTTTAATGCGGAGGCAAAGAATATCACAAGCAATATCAATGTGAACTCCGCTCCCGATGATACTGCGGCGATACTTTACAGCGGAGGAACTACGGGTGTGCCCAAGGGCATAATGCTGACTAACCGCAACTTCAACGCCCTTGCCGACCAGAGTATCGACGGCTGCGGCAATCTGTACGCAGGAGAGAAGATGCTTTCGGTAATGCCTGTATTCCACGGCTTCGGGCTGGGGGTATGCATACATACTATTTTAATACTGGGGGGGACGGCGATAATTCTGCCGAAATTCTCTGCGGCTGAATTCCATAAGCTTCTTTTCAAATACAAGCCTAATATAATCGCGGGAGTACCTGCCATATATGAAGCTATGCTTATGAACAAGGATTTCGACGACAAGGATATGAGTTTCATCAAGACAGTTATATCGGGCGGAGATTCACTTTCTCCGAGTTCAAAGAAAAAGCTGAACGAACTTCTTGCTTCCCACGGCAGCAAAGCGCGTGTTAGAGAGGGCTACGGTCTGACAGAGTGCGTAACAGGCTGCTGTCTGCTGCCCGAGGATTCCGACAAGCTTGAAAGCGTAGGTCTGCCCTATGCCGATACCTATTTCAAGATAGTTGATACCGAGGGCAACGAACTTCCTGTGGGTGAAACAGGCGAGATAATACTCCGCGGCACAACTGTAATGAAAGGCTATTACAAGGCAGAGGAAGAAACTGCCGATACTCTGCGTATGCACGAAGACGGAAATATCTGGCTGCACACAGGCGACTTGGGCTATATGGATAAAGAGGGATATGTGTATTTCAGACAAAGGCTGAAACGTATGATTGTTTCGGGGGGATACAACATCTACCCTCAGAATATCGAGGAAGTAATAAATTCTCACCGCGATGTGGTAATGTGTGCCGTTGTGGGTGTGGAAGATAAGATACTGGGCGAAAAGGTAAGGGCGTATGTAGTTCCCAAAGAGGGCGTTAATGAGGATATGCTACGCGATGAACTCAAAGAAATGCTGAAAAAGGATATAGCGGTATACGCCCTGCCCAGAGATATAAGATTCAGGGAAAGTCTGCCGAAAACCCTTGTGGGCAAGGTGGATTATCTTGCGCTGAAAGCTGAGGAGTGA